In Arachis hypogaea cultivar Tifrunner chromosome 17, arahy.Tifrunner.gnm2.J5K5, whole genome shotgun sequence, a single window of DNA contains:
- the LOC140173154 gene encoding protein FAR1-RELATED SEQUENCE 5-like translates to MKNRVREPKPETRCGCMSKLHVFFDAVTESWVVRDFYDEYNHDLVVPKLARMLRSHKKMTEPDISQMNHMKEVGISIPNIFGSLASQCGGYENVNFSIKDMHNQVAKQRRQLPDDLTFAMAYLETLAARDRNLFYSVEKGRKEVFWQIFWCDGRCQLDYDLFGDVLAFDATYKKNRYRLPVVIFSGVNHHNQTVVFGAAIVSNERKSTYVWLLKQLLIAMKGKIPTSVITDGHQSMAIAIQEVFPNAHHRLCAWHLMRNATSNIHKPQFTKMFTKLMLGDYEVGVFEQKWEEMVGFFGVEDREWIVDMYGKRNMWATAHIRGKFFAGFRTTSRCESLHAVLKRYVKSRHNLTEFVDHFQRCLSYMRHREDLADFKSSTGQPMMQTHFQQLERSASTIYTRQIFMLFRSMLHKASTLKVIYEKETSSCKIYQVSKFYKPNMIWHVSFHEEQVEFKCSCMRMDSIGIPCSHILAVLGFLDIAELPKSLVLRRWTRKAKEGISGYDDMGGLMEDSLAISRRACLAHWCKQIMNEGCLKGDLFNES, encoded by the coding sequence ATGAAAAATCGAGTTAGGGAGCCAAAACCAGAGACAAGATGTGGTTGTATGAGTAAACTTCATGTTTTCTTCGATGCGGTAACTGAGAGTTGGGTAGTGAGAGATTTTTATGATGAATACAACCATGATCTTGTTGTTCCAAAGTTAGCAAGAATGTTAAGATCTCACAAGAAAATGACTGAGCCTGACATTAGTCAAATGAACCATATGAAAGAGGTGGGGATCAGCATACCAAACATATTTGGGTCATTAGCTAGCCAGTGTGGTGGGTACGAGAACGTTAATTTTTCAATTAAGGATATGCACAATCAAGTTGCAAAGCAAAGAAGACAATTACCTGATGATTTAACCTTTGCAATGGCTTACCTGGAAACGCTAGCAGCAAGGGATCGAAACTTGTTCTATAGTGTTGAAAAGGGTAGAAAAGAAGTGTTTTGGCAAATTTTTTGGTGTGATGGCCGGTGTCAGTTGGATTACGATCTGTTCGGGGATGTGCTAGCATTTGACGCCACATATAAGAAGAATAGATACAGATTGCCGGTGGTAATATTCTCGGGAGTTAACCACCATAATCAAACCGTTGTATTTGGTGCTGCGATAGTTTCGAATGAGAGGAAAAGCACCTATGTGTGGTTACTAAAACAACTTCTCATTGCAATGAAGGGAAAGATACCGACTTCAGTAATTACGGATGGTCATCAATCGATGGCTATTGCTATTCAGGAAGTGTTTCCGAATGCACATCATAGGTTATGTGCATGGCACTTGATGCGTAATGCAACAAGTAATATTCACAAACCTCAGTTTACGAAAATGTTTACAAAGTTAATGCTAGGTGATTACGAAGTTGGTGTGTTCGAACAAAAGTGGGAGGAAATGGTTGGATTCTTTGGAGTGGAAGATCGGGAATGGATAGTAGATATGTATGGGAAAAGAAACATGTGGGCTACCGCTCATATCCGAGGAAAATTCTTTGCTGGGTTTAGAACGACTTCGAGGTGTGAAAGTCTACATGCTGTCCTCAAAAGATATGTTAAATCACGCCATAATTTGACAGAATTTGTTGACCACTTCCAGCGTTGTTTGAGCTACATGCGGCACAGAGAGGATTTGGCAGACTTTAAATCATCAACTGGACAACCTATGATGCAGACACACTTTCAACAATTAGAAAGGTCAGCATCTACCATTTATACCCGGCAAATTTTTATGTTGTTCCGTTCAATGCTCCACAAGGCCAGCACATTGAAGGTAATATATGAAAAGGAAACGAGTTCTTGCAAGATTTATCAGGTGTCAAAATTTTACAAGCCTAACATGATATGGCATGTGTCTTTTCACGAAGAGCAAGTTGAATTTAAATGCTCATGCATGAGAATGGACTCCATAGGTATTCCATGCAGTCATATACTTGCTGTTTTGGGTTTTCTAGACATTGCAGAGCTGCCAAAATCATTAGTGCTGCGAAGATGGACTAGAAAAGCGAAGGAAGGAATTAGTGGGTATGATGACATGGGAGGCTTGATGGAGGATTCCTTGGCTATCAGTCGGCGTGCATGTTTGGCACATTGGTGTAAACAAATTATGAATGAAGGGTGCCTAAAAGGGGATCTTTTTAATGAATCATGA